One region of Streptomyces subrutilus genomic DNA includes:
- a CDS encoding aminopeptidase P family protein: MSDVYAARRGTLRDRCAAAGNAAALITRPANVRYLSGASPLGAVLLVGPTEDVMFCVNAPTGEVDEGRLDEHLKVSLLTSTGGDPAVAAGDLAAAVRADSLAVEEHHLTVARHRALRSVAPKLRLSDLGNAVEQQRLVKDEEEIACLRIAAEIADQALGELLESILVGRTERHLALELERRLVDHGADGPAFPTSVGTGPHSGRARHRPSDRRVEEGDFLTVCLGAGYRGYRCEIGRTFVIGTTPADWQIQLYDLVFAAQRAGRQALVPGAAYRDVDRAARSILDSAGHGEALAPWTGHGVGLEIDEDPQLAPTAMGKLDACVPVTVEPGVHLPGRGGVRIDDTLVVRPEADGGPELLTITTKELLAL, translated from the coding sequence ATGTCAGACGTGTACGCCGCCCGACGAGGCACGCTTCGCGACCGCTGCGCAGCCGCGGGGAACGCCGCCGCACTGATCACGCGTCCGGCGAACGTCCGCTATCTCTCCGGGGCGTCCCCGCTCGGCGCCGTACTCCTGGTCGGGCCGACCGAAGACGTGATGTTCTGCGTCAACGCGCCCACAGGCGAGGTCGACGAGGGCCGCCTCGACGAACACCTCAAGGTGTCCCTGCTGACGAGCACCGGAGGGGACCCGGCCGTCGCGGCCGGCGACCTGGCGGCGGCCGTCCGCGCCGACTCGCTGGCGGTGGAGGAGCACCACCTCACCGTGGCCCGGCACCGGGCCCTGCGCTCCGTGGCGCCCAAACTGCGCCTGTCCGACCTCGGCAACGCCGTGGAGCAGCAGCGCCTCGTCAAGGACGAGGAGGAGATCGCCTGCCTGCGGATCGCCGCCGAGATCGCCGACCAGGCCCTCGGCGAGCTGCTGGAGTCGATCCTCGTCGGACGCACCGAACGCCACCTCGCCCTGGAGCTGGAGCGGCGGCTCGTCGACCACGGGGCGGACGGGCCCGCCTTCCCGACCTCCGTCGGGACCGGCCCCCACTCCGGCCGCGCCCGGCACCGGCCCTCCGACCGGCGGGTGGAGGAGGGCGATTTCCTGACCGTCTGCCTCGGCGCCGGCTACCGCGGCTACCGCTGCGAGATCGGCCGCACCTTCGTGATCGGCACCACTCCCGCGGACTGGCAGATCCAGCTGTACGACCTGGTCTTCGCCGCCCAGCGGGCCGGGCGGCAGGCCCTCGTGCCGGGCGCCGCGTACCGGGACGTGGACCGCGCCGCCCGCTCCATCCTGGACTCCGCGGGCCATGGCGAGGCCCTCGCGCCGTGGACCGGACACGGCGTCGGTCTCGAAATCGACGAGGACCCGCAGCTTGCACCTACGGCAATGGGTAAACTGGACGCTTGCGTGCCGGTCACCGTCGAACCGGGGGTTCACCTCCCGGGCCGGGGAGGTGTCCGGATCGATGACACGCTCGTCGTGCGCCCCGAGGCGGACGGCGGTCCCGAGCTACTCACCATTACGACCAAGGAGCTGCTCGCGCTCTAG
- a CDS encoding AAA family ATPase has translation MQQGVGSGGAGWGQSGRHPAAPPQPPIPPAQGWPGSPPPPQASHQAPAAQPAGIPPVPEATGHIPLPPAVAGTGAATLAVLLIGPAGAGKTTVARHWASTRPVATAHISLDDVREWVCSGFADPQAGWNEHSEAQYRLARRTCGFAARNYLANGISCILDDAVFPDRPVVGLGGWKRHVGPALLPVVLLPGLEIVLERNAARSGNRRLSDEEVARIHGRMAGWYGSGLPIIDNSHLDVEGTARALDEALARALT, from the coding sequence ATGCAGCAAGGAGTGGGGAGCGGGGGCGCGGGGTGGGGGCAGTCGGGCCGGCACCCGGCAGCGCCGCCGCAGCCGCCGATACCCCCTGCGCAGGGCTGGCCGGGGTCCCCGCCGCCTCCGCAGGCGTCGCACCAGGCGCCCGCGGCCCAGCCGGCGGGGATACCCCCGGTGCCGGAGGCCACGGGGCACATACCGCTGCCGCCCGCGGTGGCGGGCACCGGGGCGGCCACGCTCGCGGTGCTGCTGATCGGCCCGGCCGGGGCGGGCAAGACCACCGTGGCCCGGCACTGGGCGAGCACCCGGCCCGTGGCCACCGCCCACATCAGCCTGGACGACGTCCGGGAGTGGGTCTGCTCGGGCTTCGCGGACCCGCAGGCGGGTTGGAACGAGCACTCCGAGGCCCAGTACCGCCTCGCCCGCCGCACCTGCGGGTTCGCCGCCCGCAACTACCTGGCGAACGGGATCTCCTGCATCCTCGACGACGCCGTCTTCCCGGACCGCCCCGTCGTGGGCCTCGGCGGCTGGAAGCGGCACGTGGGCCCCGCGCTGCTGCCGGTGGTGCTGCTGCCGGGGCTGGAGATCGTCCTGGAGCGCAACGCGGCCCGCTCCGGCAACCGCCGGCTCTCCGACGAGGAGGTCGCCCGCATCCACGGCCGCATGGCGGGCTGGTACGGCTCCGGCCTGCCGATCATCGACAACTCCCACCTCGACGTCGAAGGCACGGCACGGGCCCTCGACGAGGCCCTGGCGCGCGCGCTGACCTGA